DNA sequence from the Treponema sp. OMZ 838 genome:
CACCGTGATTCATCTGAATGCGTCGCCCACCGCCGAAGCTTATGTACAAGAAGCGGGCAGGGGAGGGCGGGACGGAAACCCTGCGCAGGCGGTGTTACTGTGGAGTCCGGAAGACAAGGCACGGATTGCGCTGTTACCGGAAAAGCAGCGGAAACGGGCGGAAATACTCGTTAATTTTGCCGAAAGCGGCCGCTGCCGGCGCGAGGTTCTGCTCGAAGCGCTCGGAGAAGTGCGGGCAGTTCCGCTTCATACAGGAGATGAAAGTATTGCCTGTTCCGGCTGCGATATCTGTAACGGAACCGCGCTATTATATCCGCAGGATGAACGGGAATTGCTTTCGTTTGTGGCGGCAAATAAGCGGAAATTTACCGCTCCGCAGCTTATCCGTCTATTACACGAAAATCTCCCGCTCTGGCGCGCCGGCGACATTAGCAGCCTCGTTTCACAGCTTATCCAAGAGCGGAAAATCCGCCCAGCTAAGGCGTTTTTCTGGAAACGTGCGCTTGTATGTTTTAAAAAAAAACTGCTATAGTGTCGGTATGACGCTTTATGAATATTATATGGTATTTCCCGATGGCGATATGCAGGAAGTTTCCGATGAACTTATGGTCGGATCTCTGTACGATATCAATGGTAGGCGATTAATGCTGCCGCTTCCGACAAATAAGATGATTGTGTATCAGGTATGCGGGAAACGTACCCGTGAAGAAAGAGGTATTGTGGCAACCTATTACGCGCTGGAACAGTTGGATGCTGCAGAATTACGTGCATACGTCTAACGAATGATCAACACCTATAATGAAACACACCTGCACCGCACCCTAAAAGACTTGTACAGCAGTGACAGCGCCGTGCAGGAAACATCGATAGAAGGTTTTATCTGTGATATTTACGATACAGGGCGGATAATAGAAATACAAACCTCCAAACTTTTCGCTCTACGGGTTAAATTGGAAAAGCTTTTGCCGCGGTATCCTATTCAGATTGTTTATCCCATCATAGAAAATGCCTATATACTGATGCTTAACGAAGACGGCAGTAAACGAAGCTGCCGGAAAAGTCCGAAACACGGGAATTTCTATCAAATTTTTAGAGAACTGTTAGGAATTGTTCACTGTCTCGATAATCCGAATCTTACAATACGGATTTTGTATATCGATTGCGAAGTTATCAAAATAGATGATAAGCAGGGGAGAAGCAGATATAAGAGACCGCGTATTATCGATAAAAAGCTGTTAAAGATACATCGGGAGGAGGAGTTTCACGGTATCGATAGCTTGACTGTTCGGCTTATGGCAAAGCTGCCCGATGCATTTATCAGTACCGATGTAAGAAAATTAGGCGCCGGTGTCTATGCATCATATATCCTATCGTTTTTAAAAAAATGTCAAAAAATAGTCTTTTATACAAAGGCGGGGCGCTATCATGTATATAAAAAAACCGGTACCGAATAGGTACCGGTTTTCAATCGATTGATACGAGTTAGAACAGCGGTTTACCAGCTGTCTTTCATATCGTCATCATCGCGCATATCAACTTCATAGAGGTCGGTAACAGCACGGAGATCATCGAAGTAGATGTAGTAATTTCCATAAGCTTCCCAGGGATTGCATTCAATGCGGAAACCTACAATCTTTAAGCCCATGCTGGTGCCGTAGTGATAATCTTTTTGTACAATTCCCGTTCCTGCTGCATTCTGCGGGGGAACCGCAACGGTCATCAATTTCCATCCTGCATGATTCAGTTTTCCTACATAGAGTTCAAAGCGCTGTCCCATATAATCTTCGAGGATGAGCTTTAAAACATGCGGATAACTTCTTCCGACAACCCAAACGCTGACGGTTTTAGTAATACCTTCGACCGGAATCGGTTTAACGGCACGGACTTCAAAGCTGTTATAACCACGGCGGTAGAAGGACACCTTTGTACCGTAAACTTTGCTGTCAGGAAGATTCAAGTTTTCCTCGTCCGGAATTGCTTTCTTCTGTTTGGGTGCGCCGTCAAACAAACGTCCTTGAATAACGCCTTCGTCAGACGACATGGAACAAACCCAAGAGCCTTCATTTTCGAACTTATCAACTGAAACTTCTTTTAAGCGCTGTTCTGCAGATTCAACGCCGATGCGGGAAGCATCGACTTGATCCAATGCCAAACCATCGCGAGTGTTCTCTTGAGCAAATGCAAACAACGATAATGCTGATAATAATGCTGCTACGGTAAAATATTTTTTTGTCATTATTTTCCGCCCTCCTTATTTGAATCGGCATCATCAAACTTGGCATTCTCTAACTCAAAACCGTCATAAGAAGCTGTACGAGTATTTGTTAATGCCTTGAATTCATCAAAGAAAACATAAAAGTCATCAACATTCTCTGTAGGCTGAGTGCGGATTCTAAATGCGACAAAGGTCATATATTTAAGCTGTGATAAATAGCGTGACCGCTGTTGAATATTCGTGGGAACGGTAACTGCTAAATTTTTCCATCCATGGTAATTTAATGTTCCGACCGGTAATGTATGTATCCGTCCGTTGCAATCGCGTACCAGAATTTCAAGGTCATACGCATAGCCTGCGCCCCAGACCCAAAGATCAAATCTTTGGACAACCCCTTTTAAGGGGATTTCATAAGGAGCGGCATTATCGCCTGAGCTCTTTGTCGGATAAAGATCGACCCAGTTATCGCCTTGGCGGTTAAATTTAAACTGCATTCCTAAAAATTTGTATTCTTTATCGGAATCGGATTGCATAACCCGCAGAGCG
Encoded proteins:
- a CDS encoding flagellar filament outer layer protein FlaA: MTKKYFTVAALLSALSLFAFAQENTRDGLALDQVDASRIGVESAEQRLKEVSVDKFENEGSWVCSMSSDEGVIQGRLFDGAPKQKKAIPDEENLNLPDSKVYGTKVSFYRRGYNSFEVRAVKPIPVEGITKTVSVWVVGRSYPHVLKLILEDYMGQRFELYVGKLNHAGWKLMTVAVPPQNAAGTGIVQKDYHYGTSMGLKIVGFRIECNPWEAYGNYYIYFDDLRAVTDLYEVDMRDDDDMKDSW
- a CDS encoding flagellar filament outer layer protein FlaA; translation: MKQGVVITVFVLMFAVVCTPLAAQDSGVNYQTYMVETFDSPESSEITWNAIGSKFITEGYPILKYFDGMPNALRVMQSDSDKEYKFLGMQFKFNRQGDNWVDLYPTKSSGDNAAPYEIPLKGVVQRFDLWVWGAGYAYDLEILVRDCNGRIHTLPVGTLNYHGWKNLAVTVPTNIQQRSRYLSQLKYMTFVAFRIRTQPTENVDDFYVFFDEFKALTNTRTASYDGFELENAKFDDADSNKEGGK